In a single window of the Cervus elaphus chromosome 1, mCerEla1.1, whole genome shotgun sequence genome:
- the LOC122675276 gene encoding olfactory receptor 5I1-like has protein sequence MEVENGTVKTQFFLLGFSDHPELQSVLFAVFLSIYSVTLMGNLGMVLLITVSPPLHTPMYFFLRILSFVDACYSSVIAPKLLVDLVSDKKTISYSGCAAQFYFFCCLVDTESFILTVMAYDRYIAICNPLLYTVIMSQRICRQLAIGAFLGGTMSSVINTTNTFQLSFCSSEINHFFCDISPLFSLSCTDTYIHDVVLVVFASLVEALCLLTVLLSYILIIAAILKTGSADGRRKGFSACACHLTVVSIYHGTLIFIYLRPSTGHSLDIDKVTSVFYTLIIPMLNPLIYSLRNKDVKNAFRKMISRKFLS, from the coding sequence ATGGAGGTGGAGAACGGCACTGTGAAGACACAGTTCTTTCTCTTGGGATTCAGTGACCACCCAGAACTGCAGAGTGTTCTTTTTGCTGTGTTTCTGTCTATCTACTCCGTCACCCTGATGGGGAACCTTGGGATGGTTTTATTAATCACGGTCAGTCCCCCTTTGCACACCCCTATGTACTTTTTTCTCCGCATCTTGTCTTTCGTAGATGCTTGCTACTCCTCAGTCATTGCCCCCAAGTTACTTGTGGACTTAGTTTCTGATAAGAAGACCATTTCTTACAGTGGCTGTGCtgcacagttttatttcttctgctgTTTGGTGGACACAGAGTCTTTTATCTTGACTGTCATGGCTTATGACCGGTACATAGCCATCTGCAACCCCCTGCTTTACACTGTTATTATGTCCCAGAGGATTTGCCGCCAGCTTGCAATTGGGGCATTTTTAGGGGGTACCATGAGCTCAGTGATTAACACCACTAATACCTTTCAACTGTCTTTCTGCTCCAGTGAAATTAACCATTTCTTTTGTGACAtctcccctctcttctctctgtcctgCACTGACACCTACATCCATGATGTTGTACTGGTGGTCTTCGCTAGTTTAGTGGAAGCTCTCTGCCTTCTAACAGTTCTCCTCTCTTATATCCTTATCATAGCAGCAATTCTTAAAACAGGATCTGCTGACGGAAGAAGAAAAGGATTCTCCGCTTGTGCTTGCCATCTGACTGTGGTCTCTATCTACCATGGTACCCTGATCTTCATTTATTTGCGCCCCAGTACTGGCCATTCACTGGATATTGATAAAGTGACCTCTGTGTTCTATACATTGATTATACCTATGCTGAATCCCCTGATTTACAGTCTAAGgaacaaagatgtgaaaaatgctttTAGGAAAATGATTAGCAGGAAATTTCTTTCTTAA
- the LOC122675319 gene encoding olfactory receptor 5W2-like translates to MSRENCSSFTEFIFLGITENTENKVILFTVFLLVYLVNLLANLGMITLIRMDPQLHTPMYFFLSHLSFCDLCYSTAIGPKMLVDLFAKNKSISFCGCALQFLVFCIFADSECLLLAVMAYDRYEAVSSPLLYAVSMSSRRGALLMAGVYLVGMADALIHTALAFRLCFCGSNVINHFFCDLPPLLLLSCSDIQVNELVVFIVFGFIELSTISGVLVSYCYIILSVLKTHSAEGRFKAFSTCTSHLTAVAIFQGTLLFMYFRPSSSYSLDEDKMTSLFYTLVIPMLNPLIYSLRNKDVKEALEKLKNKLYF, encoded by the coding sequence atgaGTAGAGAGAATTGCTCCTCCTTTACTGAGTTCATTTTCTTGGGAATTACTGAGAACACTGAGAACAAAGTGATCCTATTTACAGTGTTTCTCCTTGTTTATCTCGTCAACCTTCTGGCAAATCTTGGAATGATAACCCTGATTCGGATGGATCCCCAGCTGCAcacacccatgtacttcttcctcagccaCCTCTCCTTCTGTGACCTCTGCTATTCCACAGCCATCGGCCCTAAGATGCTCGTGGACCTATTTGCCAAGAACAAGTCAATCTCTTTCTGTGGCTGCGCGCTGCAGTTCTTGGTCTTCTGTATCTTTGCGGActctgagtgtctcctgctggcagtgatggcctatgaccggtaCGAGGCCGTCAGCAGCCCCCTGCTCTATGCGGTCAGCATGTCCAGCAGGCGGGGCGCCCTGCTCATGGCGGGGGTCTACCTGGTGGGAATGGCAGACGCTCTGATCCACACGGCATTAGCATTCCGCTTATGCTTCTGTGGGTCAAACGTGATTAaccatttcttctgtgatttaccTCCACTTTTACTCCTCTCCTGCTCTGATATACAGGTCAATGAGTTGGTGGTGTTTATTGTTTTTGGTTTCATTGAGCTGAGTACAATTTCAGGAGTTCTTGTCTCTTATTGTTACATCATCCTTTCAGTCTTGAAAACCCACTCTGCTGAAGGGAGGTTCAAAGCTTTCTCCACCTGTACCTCCCACCTAACTGCTGTGGCAATtttccagggaactctgctctttATGTATTTCAGGCCGAGTTCTTCGTACTCTCTAGATGAAGACAAAATGACCTCATTGTTTTACACTCTTGTGATTCCTATGTTAAACCCTCTGATTTATAGTTTGCGGAACAAAGACGTAAAAGAGGCcctagaaaaattgaaaaataagctatatttttaa
- the LOC122675380 gene encoding olfactory receptor 5W2-like, whose amino-acid sequence MERENCSSLTEFIFLGITDNTESKVILFTMFLLVYLINLLANLGMITLIRLDPQLHTPMYFFLSHLSFCDLCYSTAIGPKMLVDLFAKKKSIPSYGCALQFLVLCTFVDSECLLLAVMAYDRYKAISSPLLYAVSMSSRLCSLLMAGVYLVGVIDALVNTTLAFRLCFCGSNEINHFLCDVPPLLLISCSDTQINELVIFMIFGFIELSSISGVLVSYCYIILSVLKIHSAEGRFKAFSTCTSHLTAVAIFQGTLLFMYFRPSSSYSLDEDKMTSLFYTLVIPMLNPLIYSLRNKDVKQALEKLKNKWF is encoded by the coding sequence ATGGAAAGAGAGAATTGCTCCTCCTTAACtgaattcattttcttgggaATTACTGATAACACTGAGAGCAAAGTGATCCTATTTACAATGTTTCTCCTTGTTTATCTCATCAATCTTCTGGCAAATCTTGGAATGATAACCCTGATTAGGCTGGATCCCCAGCTGCACacacccatgtactttttcctcagccACCTCTCCTTCTGTGACCTCTGCTATTCCACAGCCATCGGCCCTAAGATGCTGGTGGACCTATTTGCCAAGAAAAAGTCAATCCCCTCCTATGGCTGTGCTCTGCAATTCCTGGTTCTCTGTACCTTTGTAGattctgagtgtctcctgctggcagtgatggcctatgaccggtaCAAGGCCATCAGCAGCCCCTTGCTCTATGCGGTCAGCATGTCCAGCAGGCTGTGCTCCCTGCTCATGGCAGGGGTTTACCTGGTGGGGGTGATAGATGCTTTGGTAAACACGACATTAGCATTCCGCTTATGCTTCTGTGGGTCAAATGAGATTAACCACTTTTTATGTGATGTTCCTCCTCTCCTGTTGATATCTTgctcagacacacagatcaatgaatTAGTGATATTCATGATTTTTGGCTTTATTGAATTAAGCTCCATTTCAGGAGTCCTTGTCTCTTATTGTTATATCATCCTATCAGTCTTGAAAATCCATTCTGCTGAAGGGAGGTTCAAAGCTTTCTCCACCTGTACCTCCCACCTAACTGCTGTGGCCATtttccagggaactctgctctttATGTATTTCAGGCCGAGTTCTTCGTACTCTCTAGATGAAGACAAAATGACCTCATTGTTTTACACTCTTGTGATTCCTATGTTAAATCCTCTGATTTACAGCCTAAGGAACAAAGATGTAAAACAGGCCctggaaaaattgaaaaataagtgGTTTTAG